From the Roseofilum casamattae BLCC-M143 genome, one window contains:
- a CDS encoding trifunctional serine/threonine-protein kinase/ATP-binding protein/sensor histidine kinase, whose translation MKKLLNFPRIQNYQIEEIIHESDRTLVYRARHEETGQPAIVKLMRNEYPSFSELVQFRNQYAIAKNLDIPGIVKPYSLERYQNGYALIMEDMGSISLSEYQQQFSLSLSEFLQIAVQLTKILHELHQNQIIHKDIKPANILIHPETKDIKLIDFSISSLLPKETQSLQTPNVLEGTLPYLSPEQTGRMNRGIDYRSDFYSLGVTFYELLAGKRPFESEDPLELVHAHIAKKPPTIPEIEVPKPVADIAVKLMSKNAEDRYQSALGLKYDLEHCRTQWYANQTIERFQLGIEDRSDRFLIPEKLYGRETEVQSLLDAFERVSHGRTEMMLVAGFSGIGKTAVVNEVHKPITRQKGYFIKGKFDQFNRNIPFSAFVQAFRDLMGQLLGESDRQLQQWKEKILEAVGENGQVLIEVIPELEKIIGEQPPIPELSGNAAQNRFNLLFEKFIAIFTTKEHPLTVFLDDLQWADSASLNLLKVLMGDNRTGYLLFLGAYRDNEVYPAHPLILSLADLEQQKTTITTITLTPLSVAHLNQLVAETLSCSVELAAPLTDLVHQKTKGNPFFTTQFLKGLYEDNSILFNLKLGYWECDLVRVRDAALTDDVVEFMAGRLHKLPEETQNLQKLAACIGNQFDLETLAIICEIPSEEVAVALWSALREGFILPQSEAYKFFQGWEQHRDGENVEGIAVGYRFLHDRVQQAAYILIPEDEQKRTHLKIGRSLLINYQDSQYEDNLFDIVNQLNIGRELISDRIERKNLAQLNLQAGRKAKASTAYGGALEYLKTGLELLGVEGWETDSDLTLALYTEAIEASYLNAEFEQAEQYSERVLENVSNILDTAKIYELKINQRIAEQKADEAVEIGLQVLSLLGISREQILDYGRQEIILPQLEDLANAPEMTDRDRLASMGLLISIVSGSTIAQPDLLLPSIMTQIHLSLQGGNCKNTAFAYSWYGSLCCGYLGEIEKGYQSGQIALALLEQFAATSIQCQVMTMVYLFVYPWKKSIREVLPLAFRSFQVGQETGDVLYGSYSIFNYCVYLFLSGERLDDVVKQHTFYIEVLEQQRIDYSASLIRFWKYLSLKLQDASTTEIDEIYQSIISTIDEVGAWGFYALNLAEGMLSYLGAEYDRSVVQLQQAIEYGPAVGGWPPIGIHNFYYSLALLAVSASADDRDRANYLKQVETNQEKMTIWARNAPMNYQHKYDLVEAEHYRILGNKIEAIEFYDRAIAGAKENEYIQEEALANELAAQFYLDWGKEKIAKVYMEEAYYGYAQWGAKAKTNALEQHYPELLTAILTPNQPNSPFQNPLTSWQEKTMSSMTSEGGIMLDLGAIVKTFRTLSETIELDRAIANLMQVIQENAGAETLALFLFHEETLMLEAKMTDDILDRPELIPADRCGDLPLTIINTVKRTHQPLVLDDACNEPAYSRDTCIQTRQLHSILCLPLQDRGRVVGLLYLENNHAIGAFTSDRVEVLSLLCAQAAITLENARLYQQAQQSLQLERDLHELQRTQLTLIQSEKMFSLGRMVGGIAHEINNPVTFIYGNINHANAYMHDILRLLELYQQHYPQPVLEIQDIIEDIDLDFVQKDFQQLLTSMKSGSDRIKKIVTSLRTFSRLDESEFKAVNLHEGIDSTLTILQSSLPATEKRREIQILKDYGDLPRVGCYAGQLNQVFLNILNNAIDALEEYEGQEFPLISISTKSDGSNVTIAIADNGTGMTEDTQKRLFDPFFTTKPVGKGTGLGMAIAYQIIAEQHEGTISCQSELSKGTKFIISLPVATIK comes from the coding sequence ATGAAAAAATTGCTTAACTTCCCACGAATCCAGAACTATCAGATTGAAGAAATTATCCACGAGAGCGATCGCACCCTCGTTTATCGCGCTCGCCATGAAGAAACCGGACAACCGGCGATCGTTAAGTTGATGCGGAATGAATATCCTTCATTTAGCGAACTCGTCCAGTTTCGCAATCAATATGCGATCGCTAAAAATCTCGATATCCCCGGTATTGTCAAACCCTACTCCCTAGAGCGCTATCAAAATGGTTATGCACTCATTATGGAAGATATGGGCAGTATTTCCCTCAGTGAATATCAGCAGCAATTCTCGCTCTCCCTTTCCGAATTTTTACAGATTGCCGTTCAACTGACCAAAATTCTGCACGAACTGCATCAAAATCAAATTATTCATAAAGATATCAAACCGGCGAATATCCTAATTCATCCGGAAACGAAAGACATTAAATTAATTGACTTCAGCATCTCCTCATTGCTGCCGAAAGAAACCCAAAGTTTACAAACTCCCAATGTTTTAGAAGGCACTCTCCCTTATTTATCTCCCGAACAAACTGGGAGGATGAATCGAGGAATAGACTATCGCAGTGATTTTTATTCTCTAGGAGTCACATTTTACGAGCTGCTGGCCGGAAAACGGCCCTTTGAAAGTGAAGATCCCTTGGAACTCGTCCACGCCCACATTGCGAAAAAACCTCCAACTATTCCCGAGATTGAAGTCCCCAAACCCGTGGCCGATATTGCTGTCAAATTGATGTCTAAGAATGCGGAAGACCGCTATCAAAGTGCTTTAGGATTGAAATACGATCTCGAGCACTGTCGGACTCAGTGGTATGCAAACCAAACAATCGAGAGATTTCAATTAGGAATAGAAGATAGGAGCGATCGCTTTTTAATCCCAGAAAAACTCTACGGACGAGAAACTGAAGTACAAAGCCTCCTCGATGCCTTTGAGAGAGTATCGCACGGACGAACGGAAATGATGCTGGTGGCTGGATTTTCCGGCATTGGGAAAACCGCAGTGGTGAATGAAGTACACAAACCCATCACCCGACAAAAAGGCTACTTTATCAAAGGTAAATTCGACCAATTCAATCGCAATATTCCCTTTTCTGCATTCGTACAAGCCTTCCGAGACTTAATGGGACAATTACTTGGAGAATCCGATCGGCAATTACAACAGTGGAAAGAGAAAATTCTCGAAGCCGTAGGAGAAAATGGGCAAGTTCTCATTGAAGTTATTCCCGAACTGGAAAAGATTATTGGAGAACAACCTCCCATTCCCGAACTCTCTGGTAATGCCGCCCAAAATCGCTTTAATCTCCTATTTGAAAAATTTATCGCCATTTTCACCACAAAAGAGCATCCCTTAACCGTCTTTCTCGATGACTTGCAATGGGCAGATTCGGCATCCTTAAACTTGTTGAAAGTGCTGATGGGAGACAATCGGACGGGATATTTACTCTTCTTGGGAGCCTATCGAGATAACGAAGTCTATCCAGCTCATCCATTAATATTATCTTTGGCAGACTTAGAGCAACAAAAAACGACGATCACAACGATTACTCTCACTCCCTTATCAGTTGCTCATCTCAATCAATTGGTGGCGGAAACTCTCAGTTGTTCGGTAGAATTAGCTGCACCATTAACTGACTTGGTTCATCAAAAAACAAAAGGAAATCCTTTCTTTACTACCCAATTCTTGAAAGGATTATATGAAGATAATTCGATTTTATTTAATCTCAAATTAGGATATTGGGAATGCGATCTGGTTCGGGTACGAGATGCGGCCCTCACGGATGATGTCGTGGAATTCATGGCCGGAAGGTTGCATAAATTACCAGAAGAGACCCAAAATCTGCAGAAGTTAGCGGCCTGCATTGGCAATCAATTTGACCTAGAAACCTTAGCTATTATCTGTGAAATTCCATCGGAGGAAGTGGCAGTGGCTCTCTGGAGCGCTCTGCGAGAAGGGTTCATTTTACCGCAGAGCGAAGCCTATAAGTTTTTCCAAGGATGGGAACAACATCGAGATGGAGAGAACGTAGAAGGGATTGCAGTAGGTTATCGTTTTTTGCACGATCGCGTGCAACAAGCTGCTTATATTCTAATTCCTGAAGACGAGCAAAAACGGACTCACCTGAAAATTGGACGATCGTTACTTATAAATTACCAAGACTCCCAGTACGAGGATAACCTGTTTGATATTGTCAATCAATTAAACATTGGACGGGAGTTAATTAGCGATCGCATAGAACGCAAAAATCTCGCCCAATTAAATTTACAGGCAGGACGCAAAGCTAAAGCCTCAACTGCCTACGGTGGAGCACTTGAGTATTTAAAAACCGGTTTAGAATTGTTGGGTGTAGAAGGCTGGGAAACTGACTCCGATCTGACCTTGGCTTTGTATACGGAAGCGATCGAAGCTTCCTATCTTAATGCTGAGTTCGAGCAAGCAGAACAGTATAGCGAACGAGTTCTCGAGAACGTTAGCAATATTTTAGATACTGCCAAAATCTACGAATTGAAAATCAATCAAAGGATTGCCGAGCAAAAAGCAGATGAAGCAGTAGAAATCGGCTTACAAGTCTTGAGTCTTTTGGGGATATCTCGAGAGCAGATTCTCGATTACGGTCGGCAAGAGATTATTCTACCTCAACTCGAAGATTTAGCCAATGCTCCAGAAATGACCGATCGCGATCGGTTGGCTTCCATGGGATTGTTGATATCTATTGTTTCAGGTTCGACTATCGCCCAACCCGACTTATTACTTCCCAGTATTATGACCCAAATCCATCTATCTTTACAAGGTGGGAATTGCAAGAATACGGCATTTGCTTATAGTTGGTATGGCTCTCTTTGTTGTGGATATTTAGGAGAAATTGAAAAAGGATATCAATCCGGTCAAATTGCCCTAGCACTTTTGGAACAATTTGCTGCAACTTCGATCCAATGCCAAGTGATGACGATGGTTTATTTATTTGTTTATCCTTGGAAAAAATCAATTCGTGAAGTGCTCCCCCTTGCTTTCCGATCGTTCCAAGTCGGTCAGGAAACAGGGGACGTGCTTTATGGAAGCTATAGCATTTTTAATTACTGCGTTTACTTGTTCTTGAGTGGCGAGCGGTTAGACGATGTCGTTAAGCAACATACTTTTTACATTGAGGTACTAGAACAACAAAGAATTGACTATAGCGCCAGCTTAATTCGATTTTGGAAATATTTATCCTTGAAATTGCAAGATGCATCAACAACTGAAATTGATGAAATTTATCAATCCATCATTTCTACAATTGATGAGGTAGGAGCTTGGGGATTTTATGCCTTAAATTTAGCAGAAGGAATGTTGTCTTATCTCGGTGCGGAATACGATCGCTCCGTCGTGCAATTGCAGCAAGCTATAGAATACGGCCCTGCGGTAGGAGGATGGCCCCCAATTGGAATTCATAATTTTTATTATTCTCTCGCGTTACTGGCGGTTTCTGCAAGTGCTGACGATCGCGATCGAGCTAATTATCTCAAACAGGTGGAGACCAACCAAGAAAAAATGACGATCTGGGCGCGGAATGCTCCCATGAACTATCAGCATAAATACGATTTGGTAGAGGCAGAACACTATCGAATTTTAGGGAATAAAATTGAAGCTATTGAATTCTACGATCGCGCGATCGCCGGAGCTAAGGAAAACGAATACATCCAAGAAGAAGCTCTCGCTAACGAACTTGCAGCCCAATTTTACCTGGATTGGGGTAAAGAGAAAATAGCAAAAGTCTACATGGAAGAAGCCTATTATGGCTATGCTCAATGGGGAGCCAAAGCAAAAACCAATGCTTTAGAGCAGCACTATCCCGAACTTTTGACAGCTATTCTCACTCCCAACCAACCCAACTCACCCTTTCAGAATCCCCTAACATCTTGGCAAGAAAAAACAATGTCAAGCATGACAAGTGAAGGTGGAATAATGTTGGATTTAGGGGCGATCGTCAAAACTTTTCGCACCCTTTCGGAAACCATCGAACTCGATCGCGCCATTGCCAATTTAATGCAGGTTATTCAAGAAAATGCCGGTGCTGAAACCCTTGCTCTCTTCTTGTTTCATGAAGAAACCTTGATGCTGGAAGCAAAGATGACCGATGATATCCTCGATCGCCCAGAACTCATTCCTGCCGATCGCTGCGGGGATCTTCCCCTCACTATTATTAACACCGTCAAGCGGACTCACCAGCCCCTGGTTTTAGACGATGCTTGCAATGAACCTGCCTATAGTAGAGATACTTGCATTCAAACCCGCCAACTTCACTCCATTCTCTGCTTGCCCCTGCAAGATCGGGGACGAGTCGTCGGACTTCTCTATCTGGAAAACAATCATGCGATCGGTGCATTTACGAGCGATCGGGTTGAAGTGCTATCCTTGCTTTGCGCTCAAGCCGCCATTACTCTCGAAAATGCTCGCCTTTACCAACAAGCACAACAATCACTGCAACTCGAACGAGATCTCCACGAACTGCAACGCACCCAACTCACCTTGATTCAAAGTGAAAAGATGTTTAGTTTGGGGCGAATGGTGGGCGGTATTGCCCATGAAATAAATAATCCGGTTACCTTTATTTATGGAAATATCAACCATGCCAACGCATACATGCACGATATTCTGCGCTTGCTGGAACTTTATCAGCAGCATTATCCTCAACCCGTCTTAGAAATTCAAGACATTATTGAAGACATCGATCTAGACTTCGTGCAAAAGGATTTTCAACAGCTTTTAACCTCCATGAAAAGTGGCAGCGATCGCATTAAAAAGATAGTGACTTCCTTACGAACATTTTCTCGACTGGATGAGTCCGAATTCAAAGCGGTTAATTTGCATGAAGGGATAGACAGTACCCTCACTATTTTACAATCTAGCTTGCCAGCAACCGAGAAACGTAGAGAAATACAAATCCTGAAAGACTATGGAGACTTGCCTCGAGTTGGATGTTATGCCGGGCAACTCAATCAAGTCTTTCTCAATATTCTCAATAATGCCATTGATGCCTTAGAAGAATATGAAGGTCAAGAATTTCCGCTCATTTCCATTTCCACGAAAAGCGATGGTAGCAACGTAACGATCGCGATCGCGGACAACGGAACCGGCATGACTGAAGATACGCAAAAGCGACTGTTCGATCCATTTTTCACGACCAAGCCGGTTGGGAAAGGGACGGGGTTGGGAATGGCGATCGCGTATCAAATTATCGCAGAACAACACGAAGGGACAATCTCTTGTCAATCGGAATTAAGCAAAGGAACCAAATTCATCATTTCCCTACCCGTAG